DNA from Anaerolineae bacterium:
TTGCTGGTCGGTGGCAATTTGGTAACTTAACAGGCTGGCTTTATCCAAAAAATCAACAGGAGGATCGGAGCGGTCGGGTGTGGGCCACTGCCAGGGAATCAGTTTGGCGCTGGCGATGATGGGTTCAACCGGCTGGCCGTCGGCGTTGACGGCCAGTTTACCGGGGCAGCCCGGTTCGCGCCAATCGTAGATACCGGCCGCAATCAGCAGGCGGGTGGGAGCATGGTTCAACTCGGCTTCAGGCATAATGGGCACTTGATACGCATCGGCCAGAATATCGCCGGGAGAAAGCAGGGTAGTGGGCCATTGGCCGCCGCCGGGATAGGTGTCAAGCTGGCCAATGACCTGGCGCTGCCGGCCCAACAGGTGAATAAAAATGCTGTAATCCAGGTCAGCCGGTTCCAACAGTTGCCAGTAGAGGGTGAGAGGTAAGGTTTCTGCCGGGCGGACGGTTTTGACCGGAAGTTGGTAGCCTAACAGGCGTACTTTGCCGTCGTACACCAGGTTGACCGGCTGTAAATCTGCGGGCAGGTCGGCTTCGGTCAAAATAGCCGGTTTCGCATAGACAGGTACTATATACAAAAATGACGCAGCCAGCGCAAACCCAAACAGGGCCACGCTATAGCCCAGGGCGACTGCCCTTTGTCCGCCGGACGGCAGCCACCAGGTTAAGCCCAGCATGCCCAGGGCGGAGATAGCGGCAATGGCCGGGTAGAGCAGGCGGCCCTGCCCGGCGGGTTGGGTTAGATTCCATACAATAAAACCGGCGACCATAATGCCATACCAGGCCAGGAGCAAGGCAAAAGTGGGCAGCGAGATTTGCTCAATATTTTTTGAAACGTAAAACGTGACACGTGATACGTGATACGTGATACGTGTCACAATAAATACGACAACCCCAGTCACTGCTATCAGCGAAATCCAATCCAACGCGGTGTAAAGCCAATTATCGGCCAGGATGTTGACCCCGCCAAAGAGTGCCCAGTAGGCAATGCGGAAGCCTTCAAACTCGGCGCGCAGGGTGGCCAGGGAGGGGATTTTGTCCCGTTGACCGGCGGTGTCGCGCATCACCTGGAGGGCCAGAAAGTCGCCGTTGTAGAGCAGCGCGTTGCGGAGATAGAACCAGCCAGCCACAACAGCGACGACGGCCAGCATTGTCAAGTTCCAAAGAAGCAAGTTACGCCAGAAGTGAGAGGTGTAAAATGTTTTGCGTGTCCCGAGTTTTTTATCCAGGGCCAACCAGAGAAAGAGTAAACCGGCCAGCGGCAAAAGGCCCAACGCATAAAGTTTACTCAGGCTGCCCAAGCCGATGAGCAGGCCCAATAGAGCCGGGAGGTAAAGCGGCAGACCCATCCCCTCTTTCCCCTTTCTACCTTGCCGATCCGCCAGCTTAACCATCAACCAGAGGGCCAGGGTAACAAACATAATCACGGCGTTATCGTTGTTGATGGAAGCGGAGATAAAAATGAACATTGGGTTAAAGGCCGTAATCGCCATTGCCCCGGCCGCCGACCAACGATTGCCGGTAAATAGCTTGAGCGCCAGGCCATAAGCTGCAACTACCGTAACCGCCGCCATAGCCAGCGACAAAAAACGGATCAGGTGGACGGCCAGCACGTGCTTACGCCAGGGCCAATTTTCACCGGGGGGGTGGATGGTGATATTTTTGTTGTCGGGGCGGAGGGGATTGCCGATGGTGGTGTGCGGGTTGTACCAGAACACATCGTCCCAACTGCCGGAGTCAATCCAGAAAGTGAGTAAGGCGGCCAGGGCGTAGTAGAGCGGCGGTTGATTGCCTTCGTGGCTCCAGTGGTGGGCCAGACTGGCGGTTTCCGGCGCGTTTTGGACAATCAGGCGGCCCGTGTCGGCCATATATTTGATCACGGCGTAATGGCGCGACTCGTCGCCTGCCTCAAAGGGAGGCGTAACCAGGCTATAGATCAGGCCCAGAATGATGAAGCCAATGAGGATAACCGTAGCTTGCGGATGACGCCGAATTGGCGATGTGCAACTTGCGCTTTGTAACTTCATCTCTCCTCAAACGGTCCCAACAAAATTCCCTCTTGCGGCGGTTCCGCGCCCACCAGCTTTAGGTTATGCCACCGGTCCGGCCCTTCGGTGCGGTAGGGAAGCAGGTGCAGGGTTAACGGGCCTGTGCCTGGGGGAAAAGGCAGTTCGTAAAAATCACCAACCACCTCGCCGGGAGTCCAGAGCGTGGTGGGGTAACTGCTGAGCACGGGATGGGTGGCGTCTCGTTTGTAGATTTCCTGCCCGGCGGCATCCAGCAGGCGTAAAGACAGGGCGTAGTCCCAGGCTACTTTTTGGGGAATGCGCCAGTAAAACAGCAGTTGAATAATTGGCCCGGCTTTAGCCCCGCCGGGCGTGTGTTGAGCCATCACTTTGGCCTCATAACCCATGAGTTCCAGTTGATTTTCAAAGTTGGCCTGGAGGGGCATGATGCCGGCAGGGAGGTCAAAATTGGGGGCTGTGCCCAGGTAAATGAGCGGGCCGACCATGCTCAGGTAAGGCGTGCCGATGAGGTCCGTGGTTTTGCGGGCAAAATAGACCTCCTGGCCCTTGGCTCGCGCCCCGGCCACCTGTTGGGGCCAGCGATTGAGCGGCAGGCGGGGTTCAACATCGGGTCGCCAGCCGTTGATGAGCTGGTAATACATAAACGGGGTGTATTGTTCCCAATCGCCCAGGATCAGGCTGCCGGGTTTTACATAGGGCATGCTGTTTTCCACCAGGCGTTCTGCCTGGGTCCCGCGCAGCAGTTGCCGCCATTCGTCCAGGGGGGCCACGGAAACGGCGTAGATTTTTTGCCAATTGGGCCAGGCCAGAGTGTAGGTGAAAATGGCCGTAAAAAGAAGCGCGATTAGCCATTCGGTGAAGCGGGGCCTCCGGGCAAAACGTAATCCGTGCCCTGTGTCACGTGACACGCGACACGCGATACGTGACACGCCATTAACACCGACCCCCACCCAGACCGCAAAAATAAAGTAAGCGGGCATCAAATACCAGGTAGGAGCTTCGTTCAAGTTAACCACTTCAAAGTCGAGCACAAAGAGCAGGAGCAACAGCGCCAGCAGACCCTGGAAGAGAAGCTGTTTGGTTTGTCGCCAGGCCAGGCAGAGCGCGCCGAAGCTGGCCAAAATAACGCCGGGCATAGAAAGTTGAGCCAGGATGTCGCG
Protein-coding regions in this window:
- a CDS encoding DUF2723 domain-containing protein translates to MAQNNQSPKTTYSPLLTPYCLLPTAVFLLVLTLYLFTLAPGVVGGDAGEHQFVAPLLAIPHATGYPLYVLAGKLWTLLVPIGPMAWRMNLFSAVGGAAAAALTTLIVFRLTKGEISHTKYLPRWSGALVAGLILSFGLTLWQWSIIAGVRSINVLFFALLTLLALVWQQQRQRGNTQAAERTLRWLTLTIGLSLAHHRTTIFYLPSLLGWVWWHDRRLVRQPKRLLILFLLAIAPLTLYAFIYLRGINQPPYTHEYITDLKSFWFLVGASDSSGLFLTLDPAFLPARLAFIWRDILAQLSMPGVILASFGALCLAWRQTKQLLFQGLLALLLLLFVLDFEVVNLNEAPTWYLMPAYFIFAVWVGVGVNGVSRIACRVSRDTGHGLRFARRPRFTEWLIALLFTAIFTYTLAWPNWQKIYAVSVAPLDEWRQLLRGTQAERLVENSMPYVKPGSLILGDWEQYTPFMYYQLINGWRPDVEPRLPLNRWPQQVAGARAKGQEVYFARKTTDLIGTPYLSMVGPLIYLGTAPNFDLPAGIMPLQANFENQLELMGYEAKVMAQHTPGGAKAGPIIQLLFYWRIPQKVAWDYALSLRLLDAAGQEIYKRDATHPVLSSYPTTLWTPGEVVGDFYELPFPPGTGPLTLHLLPYRTEGPDRWHNLKLVGAEPPQEGILLGPFEER
- a CDS encoding glycosyltransferase family 39 protein, giving the protein MKLQSASCTSPIRRHPQATVILIGFIILGLIYSLVTPPFEAGDESRHYAVIKYMADTGRLIVQNAPETASLAHHWSHEGNQPPLYYALAALLTFWIDSGSWDDVFWYNPHTTIGNPLRPDNKNITIHPPGENWPWRKHVLAVHLIRFLSLAMAAVTVVAAYGLALKLFTGNRWSAAGAMAITAFNPMFIFISASINNDNAVIMFVTLALWLMVKLADRQGRKGKEGMGLPLYLPALLGLLIGLGSLSKLYALGLLPLAGLLFLWLALDKKLGTRKTFYTSHFWRNLLLWNLTMLAVVAVVAGWFYLRNALLYNGDFLALQVMRDTAGQRDKIPSLATLRAEFEGFRIAYWALFGGVNILADNWLYTALDWISLIAVTGVVVFIVTRITYHVSRVTFYVSKNIEQISLPTFALLLAWYGIMVAGFIVWNLTQPAGQGRLLYPAIAAISALGMLGLTWWLPSGGQRAVALGYSVALFGFALAASFLYIVPVYAKPAILTEADLPADLQPVNLVYDGKVRLLGYQLPVKTVRPAETLPLTLYWQLLEPADLDYSIFIHLLGRQRQVIGQLDTYPGGGQWPTTLLSPGDILADAYQVPIMPEAELNHAPTRLLIAAGIYDWREPGCPGKLAVNADGQPVEPIIASAKLIPWQWPTPDRSDPPVDFLDKASLLSYQIATDQQTLTLTWQANQPLAADYTIFIQAWRITPPPEQAAGFDGPPVQGAYPTSLWAPGEIIVDSHPLDLSNLPPGEYNLRVGLYNPATGERLPAFGPDGLLPDYAVKVGVVQGVSQE